From Cellulosimicrobium sp. ES-005, one genomic window encodes:
- a CDS encoding RNA-binding S4 domain-containing protein, whose amino-acid sequence MATTEATSARVDSWLWAVRVFKSRSQATAAVKAGHVRVNGERAKPATSVKVGDRVVVRGGPAERILVVEKVLVKRVSAPLAAQAVIDQSPPPPPRELTVRVAVRERGAGRPTKRERRDLDRLRGRG is encoded by the coding sequence ATGGCGACGACGGAGGCGACGAGCGCGCGCGTCGACAGCTGGCTCTGGGCGGTCCGGGTGTTCAAGAGCCGCTCGCAGGCGACCGCGGCGGTCAAGGCCGGGCACGTGCGGGTCAACGGAGAGCGCGCGAAGCCGGCGACGAGCGTCAAGGTCGGCGACCGCGTCGTCGTGCGCGGCGGCCCGGCCGAGCGGATCCTCGTCGTGGAGAAGGTGCTGGTGAAGCGCGTCTCCGCGCCTCTGGCCGCACAGGCCGTGATCGACCAGAGCCCGCCCCCTCCGCCCCGGGAGCTGACCGTCCGCGTCGCCGTCCGCGAGCGTGGCGCCGGCCGCCCGACGAAGCGCGAGCGCCGCGACCTCGACCGCCTCCGCGGCCGCGGCTGA
- a CDS encoding lytic polysaccharide monooxygenase: MAIAPSASAHGWITSPPSRQDHCAKGTTSFDCGGIKYEPQSVEAPKGSMKCSGGSGFSILDDTSKPWPRTQTGTSVTFQWNLTAAHNTSTWEYFVDGVLFKTFNQGGAQPPSNISHTLTGLPEGNHTILARWNVSNTVNAFYNCVDLKIGAGGTDPGDPDPEPTDPEPGECTAPAWAAGSVYVGGANVSHEGRNYQAKWWTTGENPAQSGQWGVWKDLGAC; encoded by the coding sequence GTGGCCATCGCCCCCAGCGCGAGCGCGCACGGCTGGATCACGTCCCCGCCGAGCCGGCAGGACCACTGCGCGAAGGGCACGACGTCCTTCGACTGCGGCGGCATCAAGTACGAGCCGCAGTCCGTCGAGGCGCCCAAGGGCTCGATGAAGTGTTCCGGCGGCAGCGGGTTCAGCATCCTCGACGACACGAGCAAGCCGTGGCCGCGCACGCAGACCGGCACGTCGGTGACCTTCCAGTGGAACCTCACCGCGGCGCACAACACGAGCACGTGGGAGTACTTCGTCGACGGCGTGCTCTTCAAGACGTTCAACCAGGGCGGCGCACAGCCCCCGAGCAACATCTCCCACACGCTGACCGGTCTGCCCGAGGGCAACCACACGATCCTCGCGCGCTGGAACGTGTCGAACACGGTGAACGCGTTCTACAACTGCGTCGACCTCAAGATCGGCGCGGGCGGCACGGACCCGGGCGACCCGGACCCCGAGCCCACTGACCCCGAGCCCGGCGAGTGCACCGCGCCCGCCTGGGCCGCCGGGTCGGTGTACGTCGGCGGCGCGAACGTCTCGCACGAGGGCCGCAACTACCAGGCCAAGTGGTGGACGACGGGCGAGAACCCCGCCCAGAGCGGCCAGTGGGGCGTCTGGAAGGACCTCGGCGCCTGCTGA
- a CDS encoding GNAT family N-acetyltransferase — MSSVARTAPEVPLPPGYTLVEAPHPASLDDADAWAYHAVADVGREHELEVHGYDDLALRPRDVLSGMDHQEYAAKRRFVVVRSAAARALIADGVPPAVHDVVAYLFVLQPATSNAHLSDAFAVVRPQERGRGIGTPLLALAERLAADAGRTVLLSNTSHGTEPPPGPDALAATTGAGRVPADAPGPRFLRAHGYVLEQVERHSVLDLPAAPAGLDAHRAAAREYAGPDYRVHTWTDEVPEEWLDQVAVLFTRMSTDAPTGGVEFGEDPWDARRVRTWVGEQAEKRNGFLVSAAEHVPTGTLAAFTVFLYPRDRDDFAFQEDTLVLREHRGRRLGMLVKVANLDALARERPATRRVHTWNAQENDHMLAINVALGFRPAGVWAAWQRRTTSEDGD, encoded by the coding sequence ATGAGCAGCGTCGCCCGCACCGCCCCCGAGGTGCCCCTCCCGCCGGGGTACACGCTCGTCGAGGCCCCGCACCCCGCGTCGCTCGACGACGCCGACGCGTGGGCCTACCACGCCGTCGCGGACGTCGGCCGGGAGCACGAGCTGGAGGTCCACGGGTACGACGACCTCGCGCTGCGACCGCGCGACGTGCTCTCCGGGATGGACCACCAGGAGTACGCGGCCAAGCGCCGCTTCGTCGTCGTGCGCTCCGCCGCCGCGCGCGCCCTGATCGCCGACGGCGTCCCGCCCGCGGTGCACGACGTCGTCGCGTACCTGTTCGTGCTCCAGCCCGCGACGAGCAACGCGCACCTGAGCGACGCGTTCGCCGTGGTCCGCCCGCAGGAGCGGGGTCGCGGCATCGGGACGCCGCTGCTCGCGCTCGCCGAGCGCCTCGCCGCGGACGCCGGGCGCACGGTGCTCCTCTCGAACACCTCGCACGGTACGGAGCCGCCGCCCGGCCCGGACGCGCTGGCCGCCACCACCGGCGCGGGCCGCGTCCCCGCCGACGCCCCCGGTCCTCGCTTCCTGCGCGCCCACGGGTACGTCCTGGAGCAGGTCGAGCGCCACTCGGTGCTCGACCTCCCGGCTGCCCCCGCGGGCCTCGACGCGCACCGCGCCGCCGCGCGGGAGTACGCCGGCCCGGACTACCGCGTGCACACCTGGACCGACGAGGTCCCCGAGGAGTGGCTCGACCAGGTGGCCGTGCTGTTCACCCGCATGAGCACCGACGCGCCGACGGGAGGCGTCGAGTTCGGCGAGGACCCGTGGGACGCGCGGCGCGTGCGCACGTGGGTGGGCGAGCAGGCCGAGAAGCGCAACGGGTTCCTCGTGAGCGCCGCGGAGCACGTGCCGACCGGCACGCTCGCCGCGTTCACCGTCTTCCTGTACCCGCGCGACCGGGACGACTTCGCGTTCCAGGAGGACACCCTCGTGCTCCGCGAGCACCGGGGGCGCCGCCTCGGGATGCTCGTCAAGGTGGCCAACCTCGACGCGCTCGCGCGCGAGCGCCCCGCGACCCGGCGCGTCCACACGTGGAACGCGCAGGAGAACGACCACATGCTCGCGATCAACGTCGCCCTCGGGTTCCGACCGGCGGGCGTGTGGGCCGCGTGGCAGCGCAGGACGACGTCGGAGGACGGCGACTGA
- a CDS encoding dienelactone hydrolase family protein, producing the protein MVRWPHERPPSVPGPRARADVGGPRDDGGRAPWRRAPRGDGAAGPRRTPEEGTMAEVVLFHHVQGLTEGVRTIAETLRGAGNVVHTPDLFEGRTFATLDEGMAHVQELGFGTVLERGRAVADGYDPAVVYAGISLGVLPAQMLAQTRAGAKGAVLWEACVPVSEFGEAWPEAVPVQVHGMDGDPSFAGEGDLDAARELVDSTPDAELFVYPGDRHLFTDPSLPSYEPGAAALVTERVIRFLDGIR; encoded by the coding sequence ATGGTCCGGTGGCCTCACGAACGGCCGCCGTCGGTCCCTGGACCCCGGGCCCGGGCGGACGTGGGTGGTCCGCGCGACGATGGTGGGCGTGCGCCGTGGCGGCGCGCACCGCGCGGCGACGGTGCCGCCGGGCCACGACGGACACCGGAGGAGGGGACCATGGCCGAGGTCGTGCTGTTCCACCACGTGCAGGGGCTGACCGAGGGCGTACGGACGATCGCGGAGACGCTGCGCGGCGCGGGGAACGTCGTGCACACGCCGGACCTGTTCGAGGGACGCACGTTCGCGACCCTCGACGAGGGCATGGCGCACGTGCAGGAGCTCGGGTTCGGCACGGTCCTGGAGCGTGGTCGGGCGGTGGCGGACGGATACGACCCCGCGGTCGTGTACGCCGGGATCTCGCTCGGCGTGCTCCCGGCGCAGATGCTCGCGCAGACGCGCGCGGGCGCGAAGGGCGCGGTGCTGTGGGAGGCGTGCGTGCCGGTGTCGGAGTTCGGCGAGGCGTGGCCCGAGGCCGTGCCCGTGCAGGTGCACGGCATGGACGGCGACCCGTCGTTCGCGGGCGAGGGGGACCTCGACGCCGCGCGCGAGCTCGTGGACTCCACGCCGGACGCCGAGCTGTTCGTCTACCCCGGCGACCGGCACCTGTTCACCGACCCGAGCCTGCCGTCGTACGAGCCGGGGGCCGCCGCGCTCGTCACCGAGCGGGTGATCCGCTTCCTCGACGGCATCCGCTGA
- a CDS encoding lytic polysaccharide monooxygenase translates to MKRLRAALLAAVVGATAIIAPIAIAPSASAHGWITSPPSRQDQCATGATSFDCGGLKYEPQSVEAVKGSMKCSGGSGYTILDDASKPWPRTTTGQEVTFQWKLTANHATSVWEYFVDGQLFASFDGGGVQPPKDISHTLKGLPLGNHTILARWSVADTVNAFYNCVDLTVTADGTNPGGENPGGGEGENPGGGEPGQCTDPAWSSTATYTGGAKVSHDGNIYEAKWWTLNNVPGAEQWGPWKLVGAC, encoded by the coding sequence ATGAAGCGACTTCGCGCGGCGCTCCTCGCCGCCGTCGTGGGCGCGACCGCGATCATCGCCCCGATCGCGATCGCCCCCAGCGCCTCGGCGCACGGCTGGATCACCTCCCCCCCGAGCCGGCAGGACCAGTGCGCCACCGGCGCCACGTCCTTCGACTGCGGCGGGCTCAAGTACGAGCCGCAGTCCGTCGAGGCCGTCAAGGGCTCAATGAAGTGCTCCGGCGGCAGCGGCTACACGATCCTCGACGACGCGTCGAAGCCCTGGCCCCGCACGACCACCGGCCAGGAGGTGACCTTCCAGTGGAAGCTCACCGCGAACCACGCGACGAGCGTGTGGGAGTACTTCGTCGACGGCCAGCTCTTCGCGTCGTTCGACGGCGGCGGCGTGCAGCCCCCCAAGGACATCTCGCACACCCTCAAGGGCCTGCCCCTCGGCAACCACACGATCCTCGCGCGCTGGAGCGTCGCGGACACGGTGAACGCGTTCTACAACTGCGTCGACCTCACGGTCACGGCGGACGGCACGAACCCCGGCGGGGAGAACCCCGGCGGCGGCGAGGGCGAGAACCCGGGCGGCGGCGAGCCGGGCCAGTGCACCGACCCGGCGTGGTCCTCGACCGCGACGTACACCGGCGGGGCGAAGGTCTCGCACGACGGGAACATCTACGAGGCGAAGTGGTGGACGCTGAACAACGTCCCGGGCGCCGAGCAGTGGGGCCCGTGGAAGCTGGTCGGCGCCTGCTGA
- a CDS encoding lytic polysaccharide monooxygenase, with translation MRRLRATLVAAVVGAAAIVAPVVVAPSASAHGWITSPASRQEQCASSGTLSFDCGEIKYEPQSVEAVKGSMQCSGGSRFAILDDSSKPWKRTTVGSTVTFQWELEVAHATSTWEYFVDGVLFKTFNDGGKRPAYDVSHTLTGLPSGNHTILARWNIADTNNAFYNCVDVNVNGTGGNDPDPEPTDPEPTDPGPGECTAPAWAASSVYLGGATVSHDGRTYQAKWWTTGENPAQSGQWGVWKDLGAC, from the coding sequence ATGAGACGACTCCGCGCGACCCTCGTCGCCGCCGTCGTGGGCGCGGCCGCGATCGTCGCCCCGGTCGTGGTCGCCCCGAGCGCCTCGGCGCACGGCTGGATCACCTCGCCCGCGAGCCGCCAGGAGCAGTGCGCCAGCAGCGGCACGCTCTCGTTCGACTGCGGCGAGATCAAGTACGAGCCGCAGAGCGTCGAGGCCGTCAAGGGCTCGATGCAGTGCTCCGGCGGCAGCCGGTTCGCCATCCTCGACGACAGCAGCAAGCCCTGGAAGCGGACGACCGTGGGCAGCACCGTGACGTTCCAGTGGGAGCTCGAGGTCGCGCACGCCACGAGCACGTGGGAGTACTTCGTCGACGGCGTGCTCTTCAAGACGTTCAACGACGGCGGCAAGCGCCCGGCGTACGACGTCTCGCACACGCTCACCGGCCTGCCGTCGGGCAACCACACGATCCTCGCGCGGTGGAACATCGCCGACACGAACAACGCGTTCTACAACTGCGTCGACGTGAACGTCAACGGCACCGGCGGCAACGACCCGGACCCCGAGCCGACCGACCCGGAGCCCACCGACCCCGGGCCCGGGGAGTGCACCGCCCCGGCGTGGGCCGCCAGCTCCGTCTACCTCGGCGGCGCCACGGTGTCGCACGACGGCCGCACCTACCAGGCCAAGTGGTGGACGACGGGCGAGAACCCCGCCCAGAGCGGCCAGTGGGGCGTCTGGAAGGACCTCGGCGCCTGCTGA
- a CDS encoding GlsB/YeaQ/YmgE family stress response membrane protein, translated as MSFIGWILIGLIMGAIARAILPGKAAGGWIVTLIVGVLGALLGGWIGGALFGADANDEFFSLTTWFWAFVGSLLVLLIWGAIAGRSARK; from the coding sequence ATGAGCTTCATCGGGTGGATCCTCATCGGCCTCATCATGGGCGCGATCGCACGCGCCATCCTGCCGGGCAAGGCAGCAGGGGGCTGGATCGTCACGCTGATCGTGGGTGTGCTGGGTGCCCTCCTCGGCGGGTGGATCGGCGGCGCGCTGTTCGGCGCGGACGCCAACGACGAGTTCTTCTCGCTCACCACGTGGTTCTGGGCCTTCGTCGGCTCGCTGCTCGTGCTGCTCATCTGGGGCGCGATCGCAGGACGTTCGGCGCGCAAGTAG